ACCCTTCCGGAAGCGTTTATACCTACGAGGAACTCGAAAAAATTGCAGATGTTGTGGCGAAACATCCACAAATCACTATTATCTCCGATGAGATTTATGAATATATCAATTACGACGGTAAACATACTTCTATTGCCGAATTTCCACAGGTCTATGAACAGACCGCGGTGATTAACGGAATGTCGAAAGCGTTTGCAATGACAGGCTGGCGAATCGGTTATTCTGCATGTCCGAAATGGCTTGCGGAAGGCTGTGAAAAAATCCAGGGACAGATGACGAGCGGCGCCAATACGATGGCACAGAAAGCATCGGTAACCGCCCTGAAAACTGATCCTTCGGAGTACCGTTACATGATCGACGAATTTCAAAAAAGGAGAGATATCGTGTACAATCTGATGAAAGAAATTCCTGGATTTAAAGTGAATTATCCGGAAGCTGCCTTTTATTTCTTCCCGGATATCTCGTTCTACATCGGTAAAAAACTGAACGGAACTGAGATTGAAAACGCCGATGATTTCGCGATGTTTCTTCTCGAAAATGCTTATGTGGGAACAGTTGGTGGTGTGTCTTTCGGCAACCCGAACTGTATCCGCTTTTCTTATGCTGCTTCAGAAAAAGAACTGAAGGATGCAATGAACAGAATTAAAGTTTGTCTTGAAGAAGCAGTTGTAGGTTAATTACACCTGTTACCAGAAATAAAAAAAAAGGTTCGGAAATTCCGAACCTTTTTATTTTTGATGAAGATTTATTAGAATTTAATAATATCTTTCATTTTTTCGTTTTCTTCGTTAACCATGTCATCGTCAACAAGGATTTTTCCGCTGTGTTCGTCAATGATGATTTTCTTTCTCTGCGCGATTTCCATCTGTTTCTGTGGAGGCAACGTAAAGAATGATCCTTTCGGCGCACCTCTTTCCAGACCTACAACCGCTAAACCTGTTGGTGAATTGGTGCGGATTCTCTGGTAAGAAGCCAATAATCTTTCGTCGATATTCTTAGCAAATTCCTTAGATTTTTCGATTAAGAAATCCTCTTCTTTCTGTGTTTCTGCAACCAGATTTTCAAGCTCTTCTTTCTTGAATTTAAGGTGATTCTTCAATTCACTGATTTTGTTGTTCAGTTCCTCAAAAGTTTCGTTTTTGTGCGCGATTTTTACACCGAATTCTTTAATTCTCTTTTCAGCCAGCTGAATTTCAAGATCCTGGAATTCAATTTCTTTTTCTAAGGCTTCAAATTCCTTATTATTTCTAACAGTTTCCTGTTGAGCTTTGTATTTGTCGATCAAAGTTTTAGCGTGATTAATCACTTCATTCTTCGTGCTGATTTCATCATTCTGTTCTTTGATTTCAGTTTGAAACTTCTCGGCTCTTTTTTCCAGACCTTCGATTTCAATTTCTAAATCCTCAACTTCAATCGGTAATTCACCTCTTGTGTTGCGGATCTCGTCTAATCTTGAATCGATGATTTGCAAGTCGTAAAGCGCCCTTAACTTATCTTCAACAGAGATTTCTACAGTTTTTTTAGCCATATTTTTATAAAAAATAATTTACAGGATTTGTTTTCTCAACAGATTTTGAGACTGCAAATTTAGGAAAAATTTCCGATAAAATCTCAATTAATTGTTGGGTTACAAATTGTTCGGACTCAAAATGACCGATGTCGCAAATGAGCATTTTATCTTCACTCTTAAAAAAATCATGATACTTTACATCGCCTGTGAGATATGCATCGCATTGCTGAGAAAGCGCCGCTTGGATTCCGCTCGCGCCACTTCCGCCCAGCACCCCTACTCTTTTAATTTTTCTGCTGTTCAAAGGTGAGTGGCGAATGACCTTCAAAAGGAATTTTTCCTTTACAAACTTCAGAAAATCAGTTTCATCCATTTCTGTTTTAAGGTCGCCAAATCTTCCAAGTCCGGAATACTGATTCTCGTTTTCGAGCGAGATGATTTGGTAAGCGACTTCTTCGTAGGGATGTGCATTTTTCATTGCATCGATGATCTTACGCTGTTTAAAATTTTCAAAAATTACAGAAATAAGTTTTTCCTGAGCATTTTCACGGATATTTTGGGTTCCCGAAAATGGATTGGAACCCTCCATGGGTCTGAATGTCCCATTACCATTTACCGAAAAACTGCATTCGTCATAAAAACCTATATTGCCCGCTCCAGCCTCAAAAAGTGCTTCTTTAAGTATTTCAGCGTGATCTTCCGGCACGTAGACTTCCAGTTTTTTCAGGTTCTGTGACTTAGGCATCAACACCTTTTGATCCTGTAACGCCAACTCTTCGCAGATTCTGAAATTTACCCCGAAATAATCATTATCGAACGCAGTGTGGATGGCATAAATCGCAATTTTATTTTCAATTGCTTTCAAAACCGCACGTTCAACATAATTCTTTCCTGTTATCGATTTTAGCCCGGAGAAAATAATGGGGTGAAAAGTGACGATTAAATTTTGTTTATTTGAAATAGCTTCTTCCACAACATTTTCCATAGCATCATGACAAACCAGAATTCCTGTAACTTCCCGCTGCAGATTTCCGCATAGAAGTCCTACATTATCAAAATCCTCTGCCTGCTGGATCTGGATTTTCTTTTCTATTTGAGAAATAGCCTCTTTTACCGTCATTTTCTTAAGTTTGTAGCGAAAATAAGAATTATTTCTTTAATTTTAATCGTGAATAAACCTATGGAAAAGGAACATGACTTCATATCTGAGCGAACAAAATGGAAACGTCAGGTCTACCGAATT
The window above is part of the Kaistella faecalis genome. Proteins encoded here:
- a CDS encoding pyridoxal phosphate-dependent aminotransferase, which encodes MEKHSERLSRMSFSQTFVMSNKVREMKANGLDVISLTLGEPDFDVPKNIKEAAFEAINNNFSHYSPVPGFLDLRQAICEKLKRDNNLNYLPSQICVSNGAKQSILNVLASVLNDGDEVILPAPYWVSYDEMVKMMGGTSVFVETSIEGEFKMTAEQLEKAITPKTKVLLYSSPCNPSGSVYTYEELEKIADVVAKHPQITIISDEIYEYINYDGKHTSIAEFPQVYEQTAVINGMSKAFAMTGWRIGYSACPKWLAEGCEKIQGQMTSGANTMAQKASVTALKTDPSEYRYMIDEFQKRRDIVYNLMKEIPGFKVNYPEAAFYFFPDISFYIGKKLNGTEIENADDFAMFLLENAYVGTVGGVSFGNPNCIRFSYAASEKELKDAMNRIKVCLEEAVVG
- a CDS encoding zinc ribbon domain-containing protein, which encodes MAKKTVEISVEDKLRALYDLQIIDSRLDEIRNTRGELPIEVEDLEIEIEGLEKRAEKFQTEIKEQNDEISTKNEVINHAKTLIDKYKAQQETVRNNKEFEALEKEIEFQDLEIQLAEKRIKEFGVKIAHKNETFEELNNKISELKNHLKFKKEELENLVAETQKEEDFLIEKSKEFAKNIDERLLASYQRIRTNSPTGLAVVGLERGAPKGSFFTLPPQKQMEIAQRKKIIIDEHSGKILVDDDMVNEENEKMKDIIKF
- a CDS encoding Nif3-like dinuclear metal center hexameric protein translates to MTVKEAISQIEKKIQIQQAEDFDNVGLLCGNLQREVTGILVCHDAMENVVEEAISNKQNLIVTFHPIIFSGLKSITGKNYVERAVLKAIENKIAIYAIHTAFDNDYFGVNFRICEELALQDQKVLMPKSQNLKKLEVYVPEDHAEILKEALFEAGAGNIGFYDECSFSVNGNGTFRPMEGSNPFSGTQNIRENAQEKLISVIFENFKQRKIIDAMKNAHPYEEVAYQIISLENENQYSGLGRFGDLKTEMDETDFLKFVKEKFLLKVIRHSPLNSRKIKRVGVLGGSGASGIQAALSQQCDAYLTGDVKYHDFFKSEDKMLICDIGHFESEQFVTQQLIEILSEIFPKFAVSKSVEKTNPVNYFL